Proteins from one Ahaetulla prasina isolate Xishuangbanna chromosome 2, ASM2864084v1, whole genome shotgun sequence genomic window:
- the LOC131192950 gene encoding ubiquinol-cytochrome-c reductase complex assembly factor 5, giving the protein MSVSSIIIYLMNKVPGKKRFGMYRFLPFYFILGGAMEWFMINVPVGNQTFYDVYRRKEAEKHYQKLKEK; this is encoded by the exons ATGTCTGTCAGTAGTATAATAATTTATCTAATGAATAAAGTACCTGGAAAGAAACGATTTGGTATGTACAGATTTCTTCCTTTCTACTTCATTCTCGGTGGTGCTATGGAATGGTTTATGATTAATGTTCCAGTCGGCAATCAGACCTTTT ATGATGTTTACCGTAGAAAAGAGGCTGAGAAACATTAccagaaattgaaagaaaagtGA